In Vogesella indigofera, a single window of DNA contains:
- a CDS encoding ribonucleoside triphosphate reductase → MDTRPKHHVDAVSSINEYLSRADWRVQANANQGYSLGGMILNIAGKLTAEYWLNEVFPAEAASAHRHGDLHIHDLDMLSGYCAGWSLRTLLQLGFAGVGGKVESAPPRHLSSACGQIVNFLGTLQNEWAGAQAFSSFDTYLAPFVKKDALDYAQVKQAIQELIYNLNVPSRWGTQTPFTNLTFDWVCPEDLREQIPVLGGEEMPFRYGDCAPEMALINRAYIEVMLAGDALGRAFTFPIPTYNITKDFDWYGENSELLFAMTAKYGLPYFQNFVNSELEPHMVRSMCCRLQLDLRELMKRGNGLFGSAEQTGSVGVVTVNCARLGHRFAGDEAALLAETDRLLDLGREVLEARRRVVQQHIDGGLYPYTRHFLGSLRNHFSTLGVNGINEMIRNFSADAHDITSDWGHAFACRYLDHIRARMVEFQQATGHLYNLEATPAEGTTYRFAREDNKRYPGILQAGTPQQPYYTNSSQLPVGFTDDPFEALLRQDELQRKYTGGTVLHLYMSEAVSSADACRQLVKRALENFRLPYITITPTFSICPTHGYLSGRHDFCPKCDAELIEKKYRAACCD, encoded by the coding sequence ATGGACACACGCCCCAAACATCACGTGGATGCGGTCAGCAGCATCAACGAATACCTGTCCCGTGCCGACTGGCGGGTGCAGGCCAACGCCAACCAGGGCTACAGCCTGGGCGGCATGATCCTCAACATCGCCGGCAAGCTCACCGCCGAGTACTGGCTGAACGAAGTGTTCCCTGCGGAAGCCGCCAGCGCGCACCGCCACGGCGACCTGCACATCCACGACCTGGACATGCTGTCCGGCTACTGCGCCGGCTGGTCGCTACGCACCCTGCTGCAGCTGGGTTTTGCCGGCGTCGGCGGCAAGGTGGAATCGGCGCCGCCGCGGCACTTGTCCAGCGCCTGCGGCCAGATCGTCAACTTCCTTGGCACGCTGCAGAACGAATGGGCCGGCGCGCAGGCGTTCAGCTCCTTCGATACCTACCTCGCCCCGTTCGTGAAAAAGGACGCGCTGGACTACGCGCAGGTGAAGCAGGCGATCCAGGAGCTGATCTACAACCTGAACGTGCCCAGCCGCTGGGGCACGCAGACGCCGTTCACCAACCTGACCTTCGACTGGGTGTGCCCGGAAGACCTGCGCGAGCAGATCCCGGTGCTGGGCGGCGAGGAGATGCCGTTCCGCTACGGCGACTGCGCCCCAGAAATGGCGCTGATCAACCGCGCCTATATCGAGGTGATGCTGGCCGGCGACGCGCTGGGGCGGGCGTTTACCTTCCCGATCCCCACCTACAACATCACCAAGGATTTCGACTGGTACGGCGAGAACAGCGAGCTGTTGTTCGCGATGACCGCCAAGTACGGCCTGCCCTACTTCCAGAACTTCGTGAACTCCGAGCTGGAGCCGCACATGGTGCGCAGCATGTGCTGCCGCCTGCAGCTGGACCTGCGCGAGCTGATGAAGCGCGGCAACGGCCTGTTCGGCAGTGCCGAGCAGACCGGCTCGGTGGGGGTGGTCACCGTCAACTGCGCACGGCTGGGCCACCGTTTTGCCGGCGACGAAGCGGCGCTGCTGGCCGAGACCGACCGCCTGCTGGACCTGGGGCGCGAGGTGCTGGAAGCGCGCCGCCGCGTGGTGCAGCAGCACATCGACGGCGGGCTGTACCCGTACACCCGCCACTTCCTCGGCAGCCTGCGCAACCACTTCTCCACCCTGGGGGTGAACGGCATCAACGAGATGATCCGCAACTTCAGCGCCGACGCCCACGACATCACCAGCGACTGGGGCCATGCCTTCGCCTGCCGCTACCTGGACCACATCCGCGCGCGCATGGTGGAGTTCCAGCAGGCCACCGGCCACCTGTACAACCTGGAAGCCACGCCGGCGGAAGGCACCACTTACCGCTTCGCGCGCGAGGACAACAAGCGCTACCCCGGCATCCTGCAGGCCGGCACGCCGCAGCAGCCGTACTACACCAACTCTAGCCAGCTGCCGGTGGGCTTTACCGACGACCCGTTCGAGGCGCTGCTGCGCCAGGACGAACTGCAGCGCAAATACACCGGCGGCACCGTGCTGCACCTGTACATGAGCGAGGCGGTGAGCAGCGCCGACGCCTGCCGCCAGCTGGTGAAGCGCGCGCTGGAAAACTTCCGCCTGCCCTACATCACCATCACCCCGACCTTCTCGATCTGCCCGACGCACGGCTACCTGTCCGGGCGGCATGATTTCTGCCCGAAGTGCGACGCCGAGCTGATCGAGAAAAAATACCGCGCCGCCTGCTGCGACTGA
- the nrdD gene encoding anaerobic ribonucleoside-triphosphate reductase, producing the protein MHNQPSIELKDEERTRCEVWTRVMGYHRPVASFNTGKQGEFHERCHFDEQRVG; encoded by the coding sequence ATGCACAACCAGCCAAGCATCGAACTGAAAGACGAAGAACGCACCCGCTGCGAGGTATGGACACGGGTGATGGGCTACCACCGCCCGGTGGCCTCGTTCAATACCGGCAAACAGGGCGAGTTCCATGAACGCTGCCACTTCGACGAACAGCGCGTCGGCTGA
- a CDS encoding anaerobic ribonucleoside-triphosphate reductase activating protein codes for MNAATSTNSASAERARIGGWQPFSACDWPGRLAAVVFLAGCPWRCGYCHNPGLLQRRHGQTSWPQLRAQLQARHGLLDGVVFSGGEPLSEPALPALLAEVRAMGFATGLHSGGSHPQRLAAVLPLLDWVGLDIKTLPPQYPAITAVAGSGERAAASLALLQASGVAYECRSTIHPALHDDSTLSQLAAWLSQRGVRRYAWQLLRPSPQLPQPFSPIAAGWPAPALQAAVASHFAHFELRTG; via the coding sequence ATGAACGCTGCCACTTCGACGAACAGCGCGTCGGCTGAGCGCGCCCGCATCGGCGGCTGGCAGCCGTTCTCCGCCTGCGACTGGCCGGGCCGGCTCGCCGCGGTGGTATTCCTCGCCGGCTGCCCATGGCGCTGCGGCTACTGCCACAATCCCGGCTTGCTGCAGCGCCGCCACGGTCAGACCAGTTGGCCGCAGCTGCGCGCGCAATTGCAGGCACGGCACGGTCTGCTGGACGGGGTGGTGTTTTCCGGTGGCGAGCCGCTGTCCGAGCCGGCCTTGCCGGCGCTGCTGGCCGAGGTGCGTGCCATGGGCTTTGCCACCGGCCTGCACAGCGGCGGCAGCCACCCGCAACGGCTGGCGGCGGTACTGCCACTGCTGGACTGGGTCGGGCTGGACATCAAGACCCTGCCGCCACAGTATCCGGCCATCACCGCGGTGGCCGGCAGCGGCGAGCGTGCCGCCGCCAGCCTGGCGCTGCTGCAAGCCAGCGGCGTCGCCTACGAATGCCGCAGCACCATCCACCCCGCGTTGCACGACGACAGCACGCTGAGCCAGCTGGCCGCGTGGCTGTCCCAGCGTGGCGTGCGCCGCTACGCCTGGCAGCTGCTGCGCCCCAGCCCGCAATTGCCGCAGCCGTTTTCCCCCATCGCCGCAGGCTGGCCGGCGCCGGCGCTGCAGGCGGCGGTGGCCAGCCACTTTGCACACTTTGAACTGCGCACCGGCTAG
- a CDS encoding cold-shock protein has protein sequence METGTVKWFNDAKGFGFITPDAGGNDLFAHFSEVRSEGFKSLTEGQKVSYTPGMGQKGPQATNIQAL, from the coding sequence ATGGAAACTGGTACCGTTAAATGGTTTAACGATGCAAAAGGCTTTGGCTTCATCACTCCAGATGCAGGCGGCAACGACCTGTTCGCTCACTTCTCCGAAGTGCGCTCGGAAGGCTTCAAATCGCTGACCGAAGGCCAGAAAGTTAGCTACACCCCAGGTATGGGTCAAAAAGGCCCACAAGCCACCAACATCCAGGCTCTGTAA
- a CDS encoding Bug family tripartite tricarboxylate transporter substrate binding protein: MKLSKLFVSCLLAVTPFVAQAQVEQFKIMAPANPGGGFDTIARTLGEALQTSGQAKSVVVENKAGAGGAIGMAQFVNNEKGNPNALLVAGAVTVGALETNKSPVNFGMVTPIARLMGEFNVIVVPTASPFKNLKDLMAAYKAKPGAVSIGGGSAGGIDHIMASLMSEKAGVDPDKLNYIPFAGGGEGKAAILGNQISAYISGYGELADLIKAGKVRALGISASTRNADIPVPTMREQGTDVVVYNWRGVFGAPGITPAQRNDLIKMVETAVKSPSWKAKAEKMEWLDMLQSGDSFKAFLNEDIKRTAATVKKLKLGN; encoded by the coding sequence ATGAAACTGTCGAAACTGTTCGTAAGCTGCCTGCTGGCGGTCACCCCGTTTGTCGCCCAGGCCCAGGTAGAGCAATTCAAGATCATGGCGCCGGCCAACCCGGGCGGCGGCTTTGACACCATTGCCCGCACCCTCGGCGAAGCGCTGCAGACGTCCGGCCAGGCCAAGAGCGTGGTGGTCGAGAACAAGGCCGGCGCCGGTGGTGCCATCGGCATGGCACAGTTCGTCAATAACGAAAAAGGCAATCCGAATGCACTGCTGGTGGCCGGTGCCGTCACCGTCGGCGCGCTGGAAACCAACAAGTCGCCGGTCAACTTCGGCATGGTGACGCCGATTGCGCGTCTGATGGGTGAATTCAACGTCATCGTGGTGCCGACCGCCTCGCCGTTCAAGAACCTGAAAGACCTGATGGCAGCCTACAAGGCGAAACCGGGTGCGGTGAGCATCGGTGGCGGCTCGGCCGGTGGCATCGACCACATCATGGCCAGCCTGATGTCCGAGAAAGCCGGTGTTGATCCCGACAAGCTGAACTACATCCCGTTCGCCGGCGGCGGCGAAGGCAAGGCGGCCATTCTCGGCAACCAGATCTCCGCCTACATCAGCGGCTACGGCGAACTGGCCGACCTGATCAAGGCCGGCAAGGTACGCGCACTGGGCATCTCCGCCTCCACCCGCAACGCCGACATCCCGGTACCGACCATGCGCGAGCAGGGCACCGACGTGGTGGTCTACAACTGGCGCGGCGTGTTTGGCGCCCCCGGTATCACCCCCGCCCAGCGCAACGACCTGATCAAGATGGTGGAAACCGCGGTCAAGTCGCCAAGCTGGAAGGCCAAGGCCGAGAAGATGGAATGGCTGGACATGCTGCAAAGCGGTGACAGCTTCAAGGCCTTCCTCAACGAAGACATCAAGCGCACCGCAGCCACCGTCAAGAAACTGAAGCTGGGTAACTAA
- a CDS encoding tripartite tricarboxylate transporter TctB family protein, with protein MIKRVTGEQLLAIGIILIGLVMAWQIGDIPEEAGYAGIGPRFFPSLVVAGLIVAGGALLMQRRHRNGPDTILSAGEDDTEQLEAEEAAERGEANWNMFIIASGSLLAHMALIGLVGFTLAGTFLCFGICRALETRRPALDLVLSFLLALGLFHLFKTLGLNLPALITGVL; from the coding sequence ATGATCAAGCGCGTAACCGGCGAGCAACTGCTCGCCATCGGGATCATCCTGATCGGCCTGGTGATGGCCTGGCAGATCGGCGATATCCCTGAGGAGGCCGGTTATGCCGGCATCGGTCCGCGCTTCTTTCCTTCGCTGGTGGTGGCCGGTCTGATCGTTGCCGGGGGCGCGTTGCTGATGCAGCGCCGTCACCGTAACGGGCCGGACACCATCCTCAGCGCAGGCGAAGACGACACGGAACAACTGGAAGCGGAAGAAGCCGCCGAACGCGGCGAGGCCAACTGGAACATGTTCATCATTGCCAGTGGCAGCCTGCTGGCGCACATGGCGCTGATCGGCCTGGTCGGCTTTACCCTGGCCGGCACCTTCCTCTGCTTCGGCATCTGCCGCGCGCTGGAGACACGCCGTCCGGCGCTGGATCTGGTGCTGTCCTTCCTGCTGGCCCTCGGCCTGTTTCACTTGTTCAAGACGCTGGGGCTGAACCTGCCGGCGTTGATCACGGGGGTGCTGTAA
- a CDS encoding tripartite tricarboxylate transporter permease, with product MDSLNALFSLGFATALTPANLLWALLGCTLGTAIGVLPGVGPAVTVALLLPVTQSVDPTGALIMLAGVYYGAMFGGSTTSILLNTPGEAGSIVSALEGNKMAKMGRAGPALSTAAIGSFVAGSIATVLLTLLAPVIAGFALQLGPVETFALMMLTFAAVSAVLGNSPLKGFIALLLGLSMGLIGIEGQSGQSRFTFGLLPLIDGIDIVVVAMGLFAVGETLYTATYENKIAGRIESLKGSFWMSKDDWKRSWKPWLRGTAIGFPFGTLPAGGTEMPTFLSYSAERKLADEKTRKQFGKGAIEGVAGPEAANNAAVTGTLVPLLTLGIPTSATAAIMLSAFQQYNIVPGPLLFDTNPELVWGLIASLYIGNVMLLVLNLPLVGLWVQFLKVPRPLLYGGIIVLATMGAYALRQSWFDLMLLYIIGVLGFLMRRFDFPVVPLVVGLIVGPMAEKHFRRAMSINEGDLTVFLTHPISLVILLVTAAILVVPPLMKRRQALLDSAR from the coding sequence ATGGATTCCTTGAATGCCCTGTTCAGTCTGGGGTTTGCCACCGCGCTGACCCCGGCCAACCTGCTGTGGGCGCTGCTCGGCTGTACGCTGGGCACCGCCATCGGCGTGCTGCCCGGCGTCGGCCCGGCGGTGACCGTGGCGCTGCTGCTGCCGGTCACGCAAAGTGTCGACCCGACCGGCGCGCTGATCATGCTGGCCGGTGTCTACTATGGCGCCATGTTCGGTGGCTCCACCACCTCCATCCTGCTCAACACCCCGGGTGAAGCCGGCTCCATCGTGTCGGCGCTGGAAGGCAACAAGATGGCGAAGATGGGGCGCGCCGGTCCGGCGCTGTCCACCGCCGCCATCGGCTCCTTCGTCGCCGGCTCCATCGCCACCGTGCTGCTGACGCTGCTGGCGCCGGTGATCGCCGGCTTCGCGCTGCAGCTGGGCCCGGTGGAAACCTTCGCGTTGATGATGCTGACCTTCGCCGCGGTGTCGGCGGTACTCGGCAACTCGCCGCTGAAGGGCTTCATCGCTCTGCTGCTGGGCCTGTCTATGGGCCTGATCGGCATCGAGGGCCAGTCGGGACAGTCGCGCTTCACCTTCGGACTGCTGCCGCTGATCGACGGCATCGACATCGTGGTGGTGGCGATGGGCCTGTTCGCGGTGGGCGAGACGCTGTACACCGCCACCTACGAGAACAAGATCGCCGGCCGCATCGAATCGCTGAAGGGCAGCTTCTGGATGAGCAAGGACGACTGGAAACGCTCGTGGAAACCGTGGTTGCGCGGTACCGCCATCGGCTTCCCGTTCGGCACCCTGCCGGCCGGCGGCACCGAGATGCCGACCTTCCTGTCCTACTCCGCCGAGCGCAAGCTGGCCGACGAGAAGACGCGCAAGCAGTTCGGCAAGGGCGCCATCGAAGGCGTGGCCGGCCCGGAAGCGGCCAACAACGCCGCGGTCACCGGCACGCTGGTGCCGCTGCTGACGCTGGGCATCCCGACCTCGGCTACCGCCGCCATCATGCTGTCTGCGTTCCAGCAGTACAACATCGTGCCCGGCCCGCTGCTGTTTGATACCAACCCGGAACTGGTGTGGGGCCTGATCGCCTCGCTGTACATCGGCAACGTGATGCTGCTGGTGCTGAACCTGCCGCTGGTCGGCCTGTGGGTGCAATTCCTGAAAGTGCCGCGCCCGCTGCTCTACGGCGGCATCATCGTGCTGGCCACCATGGGTGCCTACGCGCTGCGACAGAGCTGGTTCGACCTGATGCTGCTCTATATAATCGGCGTGTTGGGCTTCCTGATGCGGCGCTTCGACTTCCCGGTGGTACCACTGGTGGTCGGCCTGATCGTCGGGCCGATGGCGGAGAAACACTTCCGTCGCGCCATGTCGATCAACGAGGGTGACCTGACCGTGTTCCTGACGCACCCGATCTCGCTGGTCATCCTGCTGGTCACCGCCGCCATCCTGGTGGTACCGCCACTGATGAAACGCCGCCAGGCCCTGCTGGACAGCGCACGTTAA
- a CDS encoding TerC family protein, translating into MPEILFESSFWLAVLQIIAIDILLGGDNAVVIALACRKLPEEQRRRGIFWGVAGAIGLRVVLIFFALQLLALPYLKVVGALLLLWIGIKLLQPEDDDAHGNIEGSTHLWGAIKTIIIADAVMSLDNVIAVAGAAKGNLGMVVFGIVISIPIIVWGSKFVLKLMDRFPIVITFGAALLGWIAGDMVTGDVVVKPYLADAPSWLHYVNAAAGAIFVVVTGKFLASRKTAAAAPLHEIPLAANKDHS; encoded by the coding sequence ATGCCGGAGATCCTGTTTGAAAGCTCCTTCTGGCTGGCGGTGCTGCAGATCATCGCCATCGACATCCTGCTCGGCGGCGACAACGCGGTCGTCATCGCGCTGGCCTGCCGCAAACTGCCGGAAGAACAACGCCGTCGTGGCATCTTCTGGGGCGTGGCCGGTGCCATCGGCCTGCGCGTGGTACTGATTTTCTTCGCGCTGCAACTGCTGGCGCTGCCCTACCTGAAGGTGGTCGGTGCGCTGCTGCTGCTGTGGATCGGCATCAAGCTGCTGCAACCGGAGGATGACGACGCCCACGGCAATATCGAGGGCAGCACCCACCTGTGGGGCGCCATCAAGACCATCATCATCGCCGACGCGGTGATGAGCCTGGACAACGTGATCGCGGTGGCCGGCGCCGCCAAGGGCAACCTCGGCATGGTGGTGTTCGGCATCGTGATCAGCATTCCGATCATCGTGTGGGGCAGCAAGTTCGTGCTCAAGCTGATGGACCGCTTCCCGATCGTGATCACCTTCGGTGCCGCGCTGCTGGGCTGGATCGCCGGCGACATGGTGACCGGCGACGTGGTGGTGAAGCCGTACCTGGCCGACGCGCCGAGCTGGCTGCACTACGTCAACGCCGCGGCGGGTGCCATCTTCGTGGTGGTGACCGGCAAGTTCCTCGCCAGCCGCAAGACCGCCGCCGCCGCGCCGCTGCACGAGATTCCGCTGGCCGCCAACAAAGACCACAGCTAA
- a CDS encoding universal stress protein: MSTRILIPVDGSAHALRAVEHALQLAKLNPALELHLLNVQIPVESGHVRLFVGHDQLEDYYREEGLAALQAASALLQQAGQACQQHIAVGHIADTIARYAQEMAFSQIIIGSHGRSGLGQLLLGSVATDVVHQSAVPVTVIK; encoded by the coding sequence ATGAGCACTCGTATCCTGATTCCGGTAGACGGCTCGGCGCACGCGCTGCGCGCGGTAGAACACGCCCTGCAACTGGCCAAGCTCAACCCGGCACTGGAACTGCACCTGCTGAACGTGCAGATCCCGGTCGAATCCGGCCACGTGCGCCTGTTTGTCGGCCACGACCAGCTGGAAGACTACTACCGCGAGGAAGGCCTTGCCGCGCTGCAAGCGGCGAGCGCGCTGCTGCAACAGGCCGGTCAGGCCTGCCAGCAGCACATCGCGGTCGGCCACATCGCCGACACCATCGCCCGCTACGCGCAGGAGATGGCGTTCAGCCAGATCATCATCGGCTCGCACGGCCGCAGCGGCCTCGGCCAGCTGCTGCTGGGCTCGGTGGCCACCGACGTGGTACACCAGTCGGCGGTGCCGGTGACCGTGATCAAGTAA
- a CDS encoding DUF1523 family protein — MRHKLRTFAFALLALVALLGSALLDYYLPEHSITSITGVEVKLADKDGPISRQNPADQPVRDMYLIYTQHAIDDVRVYRNEDTGWGWPFYFKFDASDVQATANAIANARQPAYLTSYGWRINMLSLYPNVTAIRLAEAGEATWSFFRWFWFALWFTLLAAAGWGLYRVTRRQPDATNKDMT, encoded by the coding sequence ATGCGCCACAAACTACGTACATTCGCCTTCGCCCTGCTGGCGCTGGTCGCCCTGCTCGGCAGCGCGCTGCTGGATTACTACCTGCCGGAACACAGCATCACCAGCATCACCGGTGTCGAGGTCAAGCTGGCGGACAAGGACGGGCCGATCAGCCGCCAGAACCCGGCCGACCAGCCGGTGCGCGACATGTACCTGATCTACACCCAGCACGCCATCGACGACGTGCGCGTCTACCGCAACGAGGACACCGGCTGGGGCTGGCCGTTCTACTTCAAGTTCGACGCCTCCGACGTGCAGGCCACCGCCAACGCCATTGCCAACGCCCGGCAGCCGGCCTACCTCACCAGCTACGGCTGGCGCATCAACATGCTGTCGCTGTACCCCAACGTTACCGCCATCCGCCTCGCCGAAGCCGGCGAAGCCACCTGGAGCTTTTTCCGCTGGTTCTGGTTCGCGCTGTGGTTCACCCTGCTCGCCGCCGCCGGCTGGGGCCTGTATCGCGTGACGCGCCGCCAGCCGGACGCCACCAACAAGGACATGACATGA
- a CDS encoding DinB family protein yields the protein MISCDYVRHLARYNQWMNDKLYAVAGTLPQAALDEARGAFFGSISGTLNHLLVADTIWLKRLATHPAGFASLKPLHQQAMPARLDLPLVDGFAAQQQRRRQLDALIVQWSLELAPAALAQVLDYHNMRGEAQSRPLPEVLVHLFNHQTHHRGQLTTLLSQIGLDVGVTDLIAMPAA from the coding sequence ATGATCAGCTGCGACTATGTACGGCACCTGGCCCGTTACAACCAGTGGATGAACGACAAGCTGTACGCCGTCGCCGGCACGCTGCCGCAAGCGGCGCTGGATGAGGCGCGCGGCGCCTTTTTCGGCTCGATCAGCGGCACGCTCAACCACCTGCTGGTCGCCGACACCATCTGGCTGAAACGGCTGGCGACGCATCCGGCGGGTTTTGCCAGCCTTAAGCCACTGCACCAGCAGGCGATGCCGGCACGGCTGGATCTGCCACTGGTCGACGGCTTTGCCGCGCAACAACAGCGGCGCCGGCAACTGGATGCGCTGATCGTGCAGTGGAGCCTGGAGCTGGCGCCGGCCGCGCTGGCCCAGGTGCTGGACTACCACAATATGCGTGGCGAAGCGCAAAGCCGGCCGCTGCCCGAGGTACTGGTGCACCTGTTCAACCACCAGACCCACCATCGCGGCCAGCTCACCACCCTGCTGTCGCAGATCGGGCTGGATGTCGGCGTGACCGACCTGATCGCGATGCCGGCAGCCTGA
- the xth gene encoding exodeoxyribonuclease III — protein MRLATWNVNSLKVRLPQVLQWLADNPIEVLCLQELKMDHPVFPLAEIEAAGYQAAWFGQKTYNGVAILVKNGCSISDVVAGIPGYDDEQRRVIAATVDGVRVVCAYFVNGESVESPKYQYKLQWLAELERYVASELAVHRDFALLGDYNIAPEDRDVYDPEGWREQVLCTTPEREAFRRLIGLGLADSFRLFNDEDKQYSWWDYRAMMFRRNMGVRIDHILISASLQARASGCVIDKLPRKWERPSDHTPVVVTLA, from the coding sequence ATGCGTCTTGCCACCTGGAACGTCAACTCGCTGAAAGTGCGCCTGCCGCAAGTGCTGCAATGGCTGGCCGACAACCCGATCGAGGTGTTGTGCCTGCAGGAACTGAAGATGGACCACCCGGTGTTCCCGCTGGCGGAGATCGAGGCCGCCGGCTACCAGGCGGCGTGGTTCGGGCAGAAGACCTATAACGGCGTCGCCATCCTGGTGAAGAACGGCTGCAGCATCAGCGACGTGGTGGCCGGCATCCCCGGCTACGACGACGAGCAGCGCCGCGTGATCGCCGCCACCGTCGACGGCGTGCGCGTGGTGTGCGCCTACTTCGTCAACGGCGAATCGGTGGAGTCGCCGAAGTACCAGTACAAGCTGCAGTGGCTGGCCGAGCTGGAGCGCTACGTCGCCAGCGAGCTGGCGGTGCATCGCGACTTCGCGCTGCTGGGCGACTACAACATCGCGCCGGAAGACCGCGACGTGTACGACCCGGAGGGCTGGCGCGAGCAGGTGCTGTGCACCACGCCGGAGCGCGAGGCCTTCCGCCGCCTGATCGGCCTGGGGCTGGCGGACAGCTTCCGCCTGTTCAATGATGAGGACAAGCAGTACAGCTGGTGGGATTACCGCGCGATGATGTTCCGCCGCAACATGGGGGTGCGCATCGACCACATCCTGATCAGCGCCAGCCTGCAGGCGCGTGCCAGCGGATGCGTGATCGACAAGCTGCCGCGCAAGTGGGAGCGGCCGTCGGATCACACCCCGGTGGTGGTCACGCTGGCCTGA
- a CDS encoding LysE family translocator → MDFHNWLMYLGTIVLLMAAPGPAPLLTLSHGAQHGARGGIPNALGFSAGALLLMALSALGISALLLASPTAFNVVRLLGAGYLVWLGVALWRKPFSIGGGASAAPASKLWSGFRPAFLLAISNPEDTVFFSALLPRFLEPQQPLWPQYAVMAVTWVVADLVIAVLLAAAGGRLGVWLACGQRLQRFSRTSGGLFVVAGVTLAAMQH, encoded by the coding sequence ATGGATTTCCATAACTGGTTGATGTACCTCGGCACCATCGTGCTGTTGATGGCGGCGCCCGGCCCGGCGCCCTTGCTGACCCTGTCGCACGGCGCGCAGCACGGCGCCCGTGGCGGCATTCCCAATGCGCTGGGCTTTTCCGCCGGCGCGCTGCTGCTGATGGCGCTGTCGGCGCTGGGCATCAGCGCGCTGCTACTGGCCTCGCCGACCGCGTTCAATGTGGTGAGGCTGCTCGGCGCCGGCTATCTGGTGTGGCTGGGGGTGGCGCTGTGGCGCAAGCCGTTCAGCATCGGCGGCGGCGCCAGTGCCGCGCCGGCCAGCAAGCTGTGGAGCGGTTTCCGCCCCGCCTTCCTGCTGGCGATCAGCAATCCGGAGGACACCGTGTTCTTCAGCGCGCTGCTGCCGCGCTTCCTGGAGCCGCAACAGCCGCTGTGGCCGCAATACGCGGTGATGGCCGTCACCTGGGTGGTGGCCGACCTGGTCATCGCCGTGCTGCTGGCCGCCGCCGGTGGCCGGCTCGGCGTGTGGCTGGCCTGCGGCCAACGTTTGCAGCGCTTCTCGCGTACTTCCGGCGGCCTGTTCGTGGTGGCCGGCGTGACACTGGCCGCGATGCAGCACTGA
- a CDS encoding tripartite tricarboxylate transporter substrate binding protein: MARTCVAVLAGALLLVSLAAAAEPDDPECIAPARPGGGFDLTCKLARAALNNSKLLTRPLRISYMPGGIGAVAYNTVVAQRPADGNIIVAFSGGSLLNLAQGKFGKYNVNDVRWLAGVGADYGMIAVRTDSPYQNLKQLVAAVKAHPSEIVFGAGGTVGSQDWIKTVLIARQAGVSHQQMRYVAFEGGGETTTALLGGHIQAASGDLSEVMPQLDQRKIRVLAVMSDKRLPGRLSGIPTAREQGFDIVWPIIRGFYVGPKVSAADYAYWETSFRKVMATPEFARLREGYDLFPFSLTGAQMDAYVKRQVKEYRKIATQFGLVYQTL, translated from the coding sequence ATGGCAAGAACCTGTGTTGCCGTGCTGGCGGGCGCGCTGCTGCTGGTGTCGCTGGCCGCGGCGGCGGAGCCGGACGACCCGGAATGCATCGCTCCGGCACGGCCCGGCGGCGGCTTTGACCTGACCTGCAAGCTGGCGCGCGCGGCGCTGAACAACAGCAAGCTGCTGACGCGGCCGCTGCGCATCAGCTACATGCCGGGCGGCATCGGCGCGGTGGCCTACAACACCGTGGTGGCGCAGCGTCCGGCGGACGGCAACATCATCGTCGCCTTTTCCGGCGGCTCGCTTCTGAATCTGGCGCAGGGTAAGTTCGGCAAGTACAACGTCAACGACGTGCGCTGGCTGGCCGGGGTTGGCGCCGACTACGGCATGATCGCGGTGCGCACCGATTCGCCGTACCAGAACCTGAAACAGCTGGTGGCGGCGGTGAAGGCACATCCCAGCGAGATCGTGTTCGGCGCCGGCGGCACCGTCGGCAGCCAGGACTGGATCAAGACGGTGCTGATCGCGCGCCAGGCCGGGGTCAGCCACCAGCAGATGCGTTATGTCGCGTTCGAGGGCGGTGGCGAGACCACCACCGCGCTGCTCGGCGGCCACATCCAGGCGGCGTCCGGCGATCTCAGCGAGGTGATGCCGCAGCTGGACCAGCGCAAGATCCGCGTGCTGGCGGTGATGTCGGACAAGCGCCTGCCGGGCCGGCTGTCCGGCATTCCCACCGCGCGCGAGCAGGGTTTTGACATCGTGTGGCCCATCATCCGCGGCTTCTATGTCGGGCCCAAGGTGTCGGCCGCCGATTACGCCTACTGGGAAACCAGCTTCCGCAAGGTGATGGCGACGCCGGAATTCGCGCGGCTGCGCGAGGGCTACGACCTGTTCCCGTTCAGCCTCACCGGTGCGCAGATGGACGCCTATGTCAAACGCCAGGTGAAGGAATACCGCAAGATCGCCACCCAGTTCGGGCTGGTGTACCAGACACTGTGA